The archaeon BMS3Bbin15 genome includes the window CATATTTTACTTCTTTGATGTGCCCTTCCTCCACTGTAATATAAAAACTCACCCTGTCGTTGCACAGAGGATGTACTTCTGTTCCCATAGCACTTGGCTCTTCTATGGCTCCCTCATATTTCCTTTCTTTGAGAAGTTTTGCAACTTCCTCTCCTCTCATAGTCTATTCCCCCTTTTCTGCCTTTATTTTTCTGTAGTCTTCTATTGCTGCCTTCAATCCATCGCTCGCTAAAAGAGAACAATGCATTTTCCTCTTTGGCAAACCTCCCACCGCCTCAGCAACCTCACTTTTTGAGATATTTTCAGCCTCCTCAAAAGTCTTTCCCTTGGCAAGCTCTGTCACCATACTGCTTGTACCTATGGCTGCCGCACATCCGAAGGTTTCAAAGCTTATATCCTTTATATATTCCTTGCCTTTTTCATCTTTACCAACCTTTATATAGACGTACATGACATCGCCACAGGCAGGATTTCCAACTTTTCCAACACCGTCAGCATCTTCCATTCTCCCCATATTTCTGGGGTTTCTGAAGTGTTCTATTAAAGTCTCGCTATACATGCTTATGTCCTCCTTTCCATTCAGTTCCCTTTACATAATCATCGAAACCGCCTT containing:
- the nifU_2 gene encoding nifU-like protein, giving the protein MYSETLIEHFRNPRNMGRMEDADGVGKVGNPACGDVMYVYIKVGKDEKGKEYIKDISFETFGCAAAIGTSSMVTELAKGKTFEEAENISKSEVAEAVGGLPKRKMHCSLLASDGLKAAIEDYRKIKAEKGE